The Pseudomonadota bacterium genome includes a window with the following:
- the purF gene encoding amidophosphoribosyltransferase, with the protein MFASCDDDDHFRDECGVFGIFGHSDAAALTALGLHALQHRGQEAAGIVSFDRKQFYSERHIGLVGDRFSKPEVIERLHGDRTIGHVRYSTAGGAVLRNVQPLFAEFAGGGFAVAHNGNLTNARKLQRQLRERGSIFQSTSDTETIIHLIATSKAPGIVGRLTEALHKVEGAYSLIALTEKKLIGVRDPLGVRPLVLGSMDGAPVLASETCALDIIGAEFVRDIEPGEMLVITQSGIKSHRPFEPHSPRFCIFEYVYFARPDSMVEGRNVYAVRKEIGAQLAREAPADVDLVIPVPDSGTPAAVGYAAESGIPFDLGIVRNHYVGRTFIEPSDAIRHMGVKLKLNPNRLLLENKKVLLVDDSIVRGTTSKKIVQMVRDAGAREVHMRVASPPTRDACYYGVDTPERDKLIAARQTVNEIAASIGVDSLAFLGIDGLYRALGEARRNSDIPQFCDACFSGDYPTTLTDCAEKTQSHHRLVEID; encoded by the coding sequence ATGTTCGCCTCTTGCGACGATGACGATCACTTTCGAGACGAGTGCGGTGTTTTTGGCATCTTTGGGCACAGTGACGCTGCTGCTCTGACCGCCCTCGGTCTGCACGCTTTGCAGCATCGGGGTCAGGAAGCGGCCGGAATTGTCTCATTCGATCGCAAGCAGTTCTACTCCGAACGTCACATCGGCTTGGTCGGTGACAGGTTCTCCAAACCCGAGGTTATTGAGCGGCTGCATGGCGACCGAACGATAGGCCATGTGCGCTACTCGACCGCCGGTGGAGCTGTACTGCGCAATGTGCAGCCCCTCTTCGCAGAGTTCGCAGGTGGTGGTTTTGCTGTTGCGCATAACGGCAACCTCACAAACGCCCGCAAGCTGCAGAGGCAGTTACGCGAACGCGGATCGATCTTTCAGTCTACGTCTGACACTGAAACCATCATCCATTTGATCGCGACATCCAAGGCGCCGGGTATTGTCGGTCGACTGACCGAAGCACTGCATAAAGTCGAGGGTGCTTATTCGCTGATCGCACTCACCGAGAAAAAACTTATCGGCGTCCGCGATCCGTTGGGCGTGCGTCCACTGGTTTTGGGGTCGATGGATGGTGCCCCTGTCTTGGCCTCGGAAACCTGCGCCCTGGACATCATCGGAGCGGAATTTGTGCGCGATATCGAGCCTGGTGAGATGCTCGTCATCACGCAAAGTGGCATCAAGAGCCACCGGCCGTTTGAGCCCCATTCGCCACGCTTCTGCATCTTTGAGTATGTCTATTTCGCTCGCCCAGACTCAATGGTTGAGGGGCGGAATGTCTACGCCGTCAGGAAGGAAATCGGCGCGCAGCTGGCGCGCGAGGCACCGGCTGACGTTGACCTCGTAATCCCGGTACCGGACTCCGGGACCCCGGCTGCGGTCGGCTACGCTGCCGAATCGGGCATTCCGTTTGATTTGGGAATCGTCCGCAATCACTATGTGGGCCGAACGTTTATCGAACCCAGCGACGCCATCCGGCATATGGGGGTCAAGCTCAAGCTCAATCCGAACCGGCTCCTGCTTGAAAACAAAAAGGTACTATTGGTTGACGACTCGATTGTTCGAGGCACAACGTCAAAGAAGATTGTTCAAATGGTTCGAGATGCGGGCGCACGTGAGGTCCATATGCGTGTCGCAAGCCCGCCCACGCGCGATGCTTGCTATTATGGAGTGGACACACCCGAGCGCGACAAGCTGATCGCTGCCCGACAGACGGTCAATGAGATCGCAGCCAGTATTGGTGTCGACAGCCTAGCTTTCCTTGGTATCGATGGCCTTTATCGCGCGCTCGGCGAAGCCCGGCGTAACAGCGACATTCCGCAGTTTTGCGATGCCTGTTTCAGCGGTGATTATCCAA